A genomic stretch from Bos javanicus breed banteng chromosome 3, ARS-OSU_banteng_1.0, whole genome shotgun sequence includes:
- the TRAPPC3 gene encoding trafficking protein particle complex subunit 3 isoform X3 gives MCSAASLTSLHAEGTAWVALDFQPYFYSSELFTLTYGALVTQLCKDYENDEDVNKQLDKMGYNIGVRLIEDFLARSNVGRCHDFRETADVIAKVAFKMYLGITPSITNWSPAGDEFSLILENNPLVDFVELPDNHSSLIYSNLLCGVLRGALEMVQMAVEAKFVQDTLKGDGVTEIRMRFIRRIEDNLPAGEE, from the exons ATGTGCTCTGCTGCAAGTCTGACAAGCCTCCATGCAGAAGGGACTGCTTGGGTGGCACTTGATTTTCAGCCTTACTTCTAT AGCTCTGAGCTCTTCACCCTGACCTACGGGGCTCTAGTTACCCAGCTCTGCAAGGACTATGAAAATGATGAAGATGTGAATAAACAGCTGGACAAAAT GGGCTATAACATTGGAGTCCGACTGATTGAAGATTTCTTGGCACGGTCAAACGTCGGGAGGTGCCATGACTTTCGGGAAACTGCAGATGTCATTGCCAAG GTGGCATTCAAGATGTACTTGGGCATCACTCCAAGCATCACCAATTGGAGCCCAGCTGGTGACGAATTCTCcctcattttggaaaataatccCTTGGTGGACTTCGTGGAACTTCCTGATAACCACTCATCCCTTATTTATTCCAATCTCTTGTGTGGGGTGTTGCGAGGAGCCTTGGAGATG gtccagatggctgtGGAGGCCAAATTTGTCCAGGACACCCTGAAAGGAGATGGTGTGACAGAAATCCGGATGAGGTTCATCAGGCGGATTGAGGACAACCTCCCAGCTGGAGAGGAATGA
- the TRAPPC3 gene encoding trafficking protein particle complex subunit 3 isoform X6 gives MGYNIGVRLIEDFLARSNVGRCHDFRETADVIAKVAFKMYLGITPSITNWSPAGDEFSLILENNPLVDFVELPDNHSSLIYSNLLCGVLRGALEMVQMAVEAKFVQDTLKGDGVTEIRMRFIRRIEDNLPAGEE, from the exons AT GGGCTATAACATTGGAGTCCGACTGATTGAAGATTTCTTGGCACGGTCAAACGTCGGGAGGTGCCATGACTTTCGGGAAACTGCAGATGTCATTGCCAAG GTGGCATTCAAGATGTACTTGGGCATCACTCCAAGCATCACCAATTGGAGCCCAGCTGGTGACGAATTCTCcctcattttggaaaataatccCTTGGTGGACTTCGTGGAACTTCCTGATAACCACTCATCCCTTATTTATTCCAATCTCTTGTGTGGGGTGTTGCGAGGAGCCTTGGAGATG gtccagatggctgtGGAGGCCAAATTTGTCCAGGACACCCTGAAAGGAGATGGTGTGACAGAAATCCGGATGAGGTTCATCAGGCGGATTGAGGACAACCTCCCAGCTGGAGAGGAATGA
- the TRAPPC3 gene encoding trafficking protein particle complex subunit 3 isoform X4 yields MSSELFTLTYGALVTQLCKDYENDEDVNKQLDKMGYNIGVRLIEDFLARSNVGRCHDFRETADVIAKVAFKMYLGITPSITNWSPAGDEFSLILENNPLVDFVELPDNHSSLIYSNLLCGVLRGALEMVQMAVEAKFVQDTLKGDGVTEIRMRFIRRIEDNLPAGEE; encoded by the exons AGCTCTGAGCTCTTCACCCTGACCTACGGGGCTCTAGTTACCCAGCTCTGCAAGGACTATGAAAATGATGAAGATGTGAATAAACAGCTGGACAAAAT GGGCTATAACATTGGAGTCCGACTGATTGAAGATTTCTTGGCACGGTCAAACGTCGGGAGGTGCCATGACTTTCGGGAAACTGCAGATGTCATTGCCAAG GTGGCATTCAAGATGTACTTGGGCATCACTCCAAGCATCACCAATTGGAGCCCAGCTGGTGACGAATTCTCcctcattttggaaaataatccCTTGGTGGACTTCGTGGAACTTCCTGATAACCACTCATCCCTTATTTATTCCAATCTCTTGTGTGGGGTGTTGCGAGGAGCCTTGGAGATG gtccagatggctgtGGAGGCCAAATTTGTCCAGGACACCCTGAAAGGAGATGGTGTGACAGAAATCCGGATGAGGTTCATCAGGCGGATTGAGGACAACCTCCCAGCTGGAGAGGAATGA
- the TRAPPC3 gene encoding trafficking protein particle complex subunit 3 isoform X1, producing the protein MSRQANRGTESKKMSSELFTLTYGALVTQLCKDYENDEDVNKQLDKMGYNIGVRLIEDFLARSNVGRCHDFRETADVIAKVAFKMYLGITPSITNWSPAGDEFSLILENNPLVDFVELPDNHSSLIYSNLLCGVLRGALEMVQMAVEAKFVQDTLKGDGVTEIRMRFIRRIEDNLPAGEE; encoded by the exons AGCTCTGAGCTCTTCACCCTGACCTACGGGGCTCTAGTTACCCAGCTCTGCAAGGACTATGAAAATGATGAAGATGTGAATAAACAGCTGGACAAAAT GGGCTATAACATTGGAGTCCGACTGATTGAAGATTTCTTGGCACGGTCAAACGTCGGGAGGTGCCATGACTTTCGGGAAACTGCAGATGTCATTGCCAAG GTGGCATTCAAGATGTACTTGGGCATCACTCCAAGCATCACCAATTGGAGCCCAGCTGGTGACGAATTCTCcctcattttggaaaataatccCTTGGTGGACTTCGTGGAACTTCCTGATAACCACTCATCCCTTATTTATTCCAATCTCTTGTGTGGGGTGTTGCGAGGAGCCTTGGAGATG gtccagatggctgtGGAGGCCAAATTTGTCCAGGACACCCTGAAAGGAGATGGTGTGACAGAAATCCGGATGAGGTTCATCAGGCGGATTGAGGACAACCTCCCAGCTGGAGAGGAATGA